A genomic stretch from Vanrija pseudolonga chromosome 6, complete sequence includes:
- the PDR16 gene encoding Phosphatidylinositol transfer protein PDR16 — protein sequence MPFPPTLLDVPVREATPGPDLDDKHRAQLDEIKRQFNAEGYTLPTAEGAGDAVPLSEREMMFLVSEWFVRRSSPAPHTPLTNPTATKTGVHATIERLERCIVWRRSINIEDIDAMAAQCEDESRWGKNIVQGFTPTGHPIMYFFPSRNQLPVEKRRAVNAVFLVERAMDLMTDGVTSVYVAFNFGGKRQGPPASVSMAHKTLHIMSEYYPETLGLAILQDMPWVVRAFVNLMWPFVDHHTKSKIKFASGKQTFQEAGIGEDILLTECGGKMALKYDHDMYWPTLIQRCKECREEHLQRWRALGPAQVGREEREFKIAPASPTVSLTAPLTPTTKETVANGVDVRTQDVI from the exons ATGCCATTCCCCCCGACACTGCTCGACGTGCCCGTGCGCGAAGCGACGCCCGgccccgacctcgacgacaagcaccgcgcccagctcgacgagatcaagcGCCAATTCAATGCCGAGGGGTATACGTTGCCCACTGCGGAGggtgccggcgacgcggtcCCGCTGTCGGAGCGCGAGATGATGTTCTTG GTTTCTGAATGGTTCGTACGCCGAAGCAGCCCAGCCCCACATACCCCGCTAACCAACCCCACAGCGACCAAGACTGGCGTGCACGCGACCATTGAGCGCCTGGAGCGCTGCATCGTCTGGCGGCGGTCCATCAACATCGAGGACATTGATGCCATGGCCGCGCAgtgcgaggacgag TCGCGCTGGGGCAAGAACATTGTGCAGGGCTTCACGCCGACCGGCCACCCGATCATGTACTTCTTCCCGTCGCGCAACCAGCTGCCCGTCGAGAAGCGGCGCGCAGTCAACGCA GTCTttctcgtcgagcgggcgATGGATCTCATGACTGATGGGGTTAC ATCCGTCTACGTCGCGTTCAACTTTGGCGGCAAGCGGCAGGGCCCGCCAGCGTCCGTGTCCATGGCGCACAAGACTCTGCACATCATGAGCGAGTACTACCCCGAGACGCTGGGCCTCGCCATCCTGCAGGACATGCCGTGGGTCGTGCGCGCGTTCGTCAACCTCATGTGGCCGTTTGTCGACCACCACACAAAGTCCAAGATCAAGTTTGCGTCCGGCAAGCAGACGTTCCAGGAGGCTGGCATTGGCGAGGACATTCTGCTCACCGAGTGTGGCGGCAAGATGGCC CTCAAATACGACCACGACATGTACTGGCCCACCCTGATCCAGCGGTGCAAGGAGTGCCGCGAGGAGCACCTCCAGCGCTggcgcgccctcggccccgcgcaggtcggccgcgaggagcgcgagttCAAGATCGCCCCCGCCAGCCCCACCGTCTCGCTCACAGCCCCACTCACGCCTACGACCAAGGAGACGGTCGccaacggcgtcgacgtgcgaACCCAAGACGTCATCTAA